Genomic segment of Salvia hispanica cultivar TCC Black 2014 chromosome 2, UniMelb_Shisp_WGS_1.0, whole genome shotgun sequence:
CCCAATTAAAACCCGTCTTCTCAAAACCCAAATCAAAACCACAAATCCGCAAATTCAGCTCGAAAAATCAATCCATGGCATATGAAGATAATCCGTGGGGCGGAAACACGAACGCTCACAATCCGGCGCGGCTGGGCGGAGCGCCGCCGACGCTGACGGATAGAGTCGGCCACACGTTCGGCAAGACTAAGGTGGCGGCTTCCACCGGATTCGGGAAAACCAAGGCGGTGGCCTCCGTCGGCTACGAGAAATCCAAGGTCGCCGCCGGGAAAATCAAAGTTGGCGCCACCGTCGGATTCAATTGGATCAGACTCAAGTACAAGAAAAGCAAGCTCGCCAGAAAGTAGATCTAACAAATTGAAGAATTACTACTCAGTTTTGATCGCTTCTTCGATCAATTAGCTAGGTTTGATGTTATCGATTCCTTtgcctttcttttctttttccaatttttgtcATCATATGTATAACTCTGACATTCTGTTTTCTACGATTCATTTCCGtttgatatataatattgtttgattttgtatattttcatCTTGCATGTTTGAATTCTAGTTCTTACCGTGAGCtcattaatcaattattaCGGGAAATTAGCTTACGAGATCTGCAATCGAATTGAAATTGATCGATTTATTTACTCAACTTTTTCTCGACGGAGTTTAGATGGGGGAAGGCATCCACTTACCTAATTGAGATAGGTTTGGAGAAGTTGAGAGAGATAGATTAACTTTTAAGTTTGCTTATTTGTGAAGAAAGAGTATTACTAcctacatttaaaaaaaaattcgtttgtcacaaattttaatgtataattaatatccattttgatgGTCCCACTGCAATTGGttaatttcctcttttagtgaaaaaaaataacaaaacaattttcctctattactatataacatctctattattttatcatcttatttattttattcgctttttatctctcttacttttttctcctcgcatactttattcactctattttaattccaataaatatcatttacttaaattttgtcttcaaaaaaaattcatcatttgTAATGGAATAGATGGAGTACTATACTAATTACtaagaaaagaagagaaaatgattaaaataagagagatgaaaagaaaaagtagtgtTACTGGATTATAAACTATactttactaaaaaaaaaaaaattaaaaatttctacttttaaaaaatagatcaaaataaaaaatagtttatataCTTTTAAAGGACAAAGATAATATTTTCACTGTCTCATGTTACCCATACTCTTTTATTTCAACTCGTTCAAACTGTttacactatttatattttaagtaaaaattataatatttaattaatatattagagTAATAAGTATTTGAGTATTaagcaattttttattatatttaaaattttaatttaattatagtaaaaaatcaataattaggATATGAAAAAGTACGACGTTAAGAGAACGGGAAGTATAAGTTTGTTAGACGACGTCATCAACTTCTTTCTAAATAGAAGTGGGGCATTATTGGTTTAGGTAAAGCTTTGGGATGTCATTTTCTTCCTATCTAGCTAGGTAGAATTATACAATCTACCACTAttacttattaaattttgaacgACCTTATCATACCAAAATTTTCGAGCGAAttctttttcggctcaatataacattaattaatcCCAGGGAATTCTGAAACCACCTACAAATCTCAACAAACCCTTCTAGATAAgggaaatgataaatatactccgaattttaatactccatttgttaagatcataattttatagCTTTGATTTGGTTTTAATCATAGCCTAAACTTTGAATAATGTGTCGATagccaataaaaaaataatgtcaaaGTTTGTGGCTAATTCtctgtcattttattttaagattcGTTTAACTAATGTATTGAGCTTTAGCGGTCATATCAGGATGAAGATTTTGGCgtaatatttgatatttggTTGAGCAGCGATGACAACCTTTacagaaaaagaataaagaacaattattcttataattttgtcaatttttccTGTGAGTATTAAACCAAATTTACCAAATAATACGTCAGAATCATCATTGTGACATGGCTGACAAAATCcattcatcaataaaaaatatatatattttgaaactataattataaagtaaaataatccaaaattgagaTGTGTATATCTTTAAACAAATGGAAGttaagtaaattataattgacccaagaaaaataaaaaataaagtcgtatgataatttaataataatctaGTGTTAAAATCTGGATATAAGtttgatcaaatgaaaattacgAATCTTAGTCTAAAGGATGTTAACATTAATGGTAGAGTCTTTAAGTTGGTCCTTTGCATGATTCCTTGCAGATATTTCATTCTTCACGTTGTTTCGAGATATGAGATCCCATGGCATACAGCTGCTAAGCTTGAATGATAGTggattgataattattttttctaatgcACCATCgtatttgataaattgtgTAATTACTTGAAGATGATTAAACACACCACGATAACCAACAAACTCAACCTCCTCGATGTGAGGAAAAGCCCTACATATTCTGTCATCTCTCTCCCAAAGCCAAACATTACCAATCCAACCATCAGGCCAGTTACAATTACATAGGTTACTACACTTTTTGCTTGTCTCTTGGTGTGATGCCTATCATTCAACAAAGAGAGAGTAATTCATCACTATACATTCATAGTtaaaagagaatgaaaaatgaatagatAGATACCTCTATCACAAATCTCTGCAAGAGAAGTGCAGGTGCCACACTTAACCATGGCAGGATTGAACACTTTTCACAGTAATCACAGCCAAGAACcaccaccaattccttaagaTTAGGCATGATCTTCCCTATATTGTCCTgcaatatatctatatattaatttataaacataataacataatttacTGAAAATCAATCACAAAGTGCACCCCATAGCTAATTCTGGATGTGGCGTATATCTTGAGCTTGTGTAGTTGTGGAAGCAATAATCCAAACATGTCTAAAACTTTTTTGATATCTTTAAAAGAATCCAAACGTGGTGCCGCTTGAATCCAGAGCTCAGTAAGGAGAGGAACATGGACAGGCATGAAAACACAATGTGGATTACCCGCACCACCGTACTTGATGCAGGCAACCTCCGATTCAAGAACCGCGACTGATGTGAGGCTCCTACACTGGCTGATTTCTAGGCATTTGAACTCTGTTGAGGTGTTAACAACCTGAAGAGACGAAAGCTTGTCTATTTCGGACAACGACAGTTCCCCAATATATACACCACAGCCTCACCACTTACATCCACTGAATGCAAACTGAGTTTCTTCAGCAGCTTCAGATTGTCGGGGAAATTTGTTTGTATGGGAATGAGTAACGCTCTTCTATCGATGCGATCAAGACCAAATCAAGAGTCTCAACCTTTCTACTCACGGCGTAATTAAGCCAATCATCGATCCATAGTTtgaaagatgaagataaataaaatgacaatctaAATTTCACAAGACAATCAGTGGAGGATTTCGGAAGTATGTGGATGAGTAGACGATCAACCCATCTAACATACATGCATTGTAACATATACATGTCATAACTCAGCTTTGGTAATGTTTCTAACCAATCTATATCTAAATTTAGTTTGGGTGAGAAGATCCATGAGTACCTCCATCGAGAACTAAGTACGCTAGTCGCAATAACTTCTTTTAAGCTCAATAAAGACAATATTATatctaatatttcatttagaaGCATGCTAATTCGATCAacctgaaaaatattactatattacaacataaacaacaattattagtagtatataaatatcaacaaagaATATATCGTGTAATGAGATTATTAACATAAACAACAATTACTATCAACAAAGAATTTACTAGGTACTCTTCTTCAAGTCGGCTCCGTTGCACTATCGCCATTATTATTGAACTCTTCAACTACTACATATCCatagaaaattattttcctatttattAGGTAGCAAATCTTTTAGAATATCGGTAACAGAAAAGAGGAGAGAGATTTATCCAATGGCTTTAATTTCGATACCATAGTTGAAAATACTTATCCATAATAAATCAAACATAGACGAGAGAGATTTATCCAATGGCTTCAATTTCCATCGCTGAAATCACCCTCAACTCCGGCACCGGCAAAATCCCCGCCTTGGGGTTTGGCACCGCCTCCGATCCCCCCGTCGATTCACTCACCACCAAAACCGCCGTTTTGCAAGGCATCGAGCTCGGTTACAGGCATTTCGACACCGCCGCACTCTACAACTCAGAGCAGCCACTCGGGGAAGCCATAGCCGAAGCCGTGGACCGCCGCTTGATCGGATCCCGCCGCGACTTGTTCATAACCTCTAAGCTATGGTGCACCGACGCTCATCCCCAACACGTCGTCTCAGCCCTCAACACAACCCTCAAGTAAATCAATTTTGCAAAATATCCACTTTACCTTTACCTAATCGGATTCGATTTGCAGGAATCTCCGTACAGATTACATCGATTTGTATTTGATTCATTGGCCGGTGAGTGCTAAGGCTGGAAAAGTTGAATACCCAATCAAAGCAGAGGATTTTGCTCCGATGGATTTTGGGGCGGTGTGGGCAGCCATGGAAGAATGCCACAGAATTGGGCTCACCAGAGCAATCGGAGTCAGCAATTTTTCTTCCAAGAAGCTTCTAGAAATCCTGGCCACCGCGAAAATCCCTCCCGCTGTCAATCAAGTGAGCCCTGCCTCCAGCTTAAACgatcaaattttgtaaaagaaaTTCAGCTTATTGTTTGAATCTGTATCATAAAAAGGTAGAGGTGAATCCATGCTGGCAACAAAAGAAATTGATACAGTTCTGCAAGGAAAAGGGGATACTTGTGGTTGCTTATGCTCCTCTAGGGGCATTTCGGACATTTTACGGCACCAATAGAGTAATGGAATCGCAAGTGCTTAAGCAAATAGCCGAAGCCAAGGGGAAAACTGTTGCTCAGGTGAATATGATTGAACAAAATCCTTTGACACCAATCCCTGTTTTACCCTTGTTTGGGATTGTTGAATTTGCAGGTGGCTTTGAGATGGGCATATGAGCAAGGGATTGGTGTGGTGGCGAAGAGTTTTAATAGGGAGAGGATGGAGGAGAACATGGGCTTATTTGATTGGTCATTGAGCAGTGAAGAAGTTGATTTGATTAGTGAAATCCCACAAGAAAGAGCATGTCTTGGAGAGGATTACACCTCTATCTATGGCCCTTACAAGACCATTCAACAACTTTGGGACGAAGAAGATATTTCGTAGTTAGTCTTGTCTTTTTCTCCGGATTGTCATCTTTATCCAATAAATGCACAATCATAATCTGTATACAATATTCTTGAGTTTATAAGCTTCTCAGCATCTTATAAGAGCTTATAAACTCAGGCATACGTAAACGACTTCATAATCTCCGCAAGATTGAATTAGGTACGGAGTTGCAGATGTCTTGGATTGGAGACTGAGAAAACATTGCGCTGTGGGATTTATCTCAGTGAGTTCTAAGTTCCCTTCTCTGAAACATATTAATGTTTAGTAAATTGATTTGCTTTAGTTGGCCTTCATGCTGCTTTTTTcagtatagtagtagtaagtTAGGTGCTCCACTTGTTTATAGATGTCAAGCATTTTGCCAAGGTGGAACCATGACATTTATGAATGTTGAAAATTGTTGAACAATTGtgataatgaaataatatctCTAAAGCTAAGATTTATTAATCAGGAGGAAGTTTTCAAGTTTATATATGTGCATATTAAACATCCCCAGCTACCACTCTTTTAGACACTATATTATTTAGCAAAAGAAATTTGAGTCATCATAAGTAGCATAATCATGTTACTAGAGACCAGTTGTACTAAAATGGAGGCCAAATGGAGTACATGGAAGCATGGCTTATGGAGTAGCTAGTTTCTACCATAACTATCACTATATTTGAAAGGAAACCTTGATCTCCATTGATTATTGGTATTTTCTTTTGGTAtgagttttattttctgcTTCTTACTTCCTTTTGGTGTTTTGAAAGTTTTCTTATGAAACTGGGATGTTGGTATAAGTGCCATAGgatttaataaaacaattgtACATGCATTGGTTGTGTGAGTGTTGTATCAATATTGTTTGGTTTTGGAACTTAACAAGAGTATCtttttatcatattaaatattgttaCTGACTTTGTATTATTTATCTTGAATAATACTCGGTGTTTATCTTGAGCGTGTATAGTTGTGGAAGCACTGATTCAAACATGTCTAAATTTCCTGTGTGTAGTTGTGGAAGCACTGATTCAAACATGTCTAAATTTCCTGTGTGTAGTTGTGGAAGCACTGATTCAAACATGTCTAAATTTCCTATGATGACACGAAAAGAATCCGAACGCGACTCCGCCCTAATCCAGAGCTGAGTAAGGAGAATAATATGGATTATGGACGAGAACGAAACGACAACCAACATTACCTACAACGATGTAATTGATGCAGTCAACCTCCAAGTCACGAACATCGGAGAGGTCCCAACAACCTCAAGAGACAAAAGCACGTCAGTTTCAGACAATGATAGTTGTTCAAGGAGACAGGCAGTTCCCAATATAAACACCACAAACCTTACCCCTCACATCCACATAATGCACTGAGTTTCTTCAGCAGCTTCAGATTATTGGGGAAATTCCCTTCTTTGTATGGGAAGGAGTAACGCTATTTTGATAATGGGATCAAGATCAAATCAAGAGGTTCAAACCTTTCTACTTATTGTGTAACTAATCCAATCATCTATTCATACTTTAGGAGatgaatataaatagaatgacaatatgaatttgaaatttcacaAGATTATTAGTAGAGGATTTAGGGAGTAGTAGATAGAGCAAATGAGTAACCCATCTAACTTACATACATTATATTATGATGTGTCTAACCAATCAATATCTAGATTTTGACTGGGTGTACTTCCATCTGGATGAAAGTATGCTAGTTGCAATAGTGTCTTTCAGGAGCTCTCAGTAGTTGAActtttctcctcctcctctatAGAAAGAAAAGCTTTGACCGGTTTCTCACTCTAAACTTTGGAGGGGGGTGGCGGTGGCAGACAATCACTACGCCGCCCCCCAAGCCTCCGGTCACCGGTGGCAGACAATCACCGGCGAAGAGTGCACACTACCCCCTCCCGGCGCTCTAACTGACGGTACACTCCGCCGCTGACGCAAGACCGTTCAAGGACTCCCACCGGTCATGTAAAATACTTCGCGAAGCTCAATCTCTGGCCGTCGAGTTGGAGAAGCATCTCCGtccctttctttcttcttccccGGGACTGCTTGTCGGCTCCATGCTAGCAACCGCGGTTAGATCTCCGACCAAGTGTGGTTTGTACTTCGACGCCATTTGCCGAAGCTAGAAGAAGAGTCTACCGGTGTTTTTTGGAGGAGGAGCTCTTTCCTCTCCCGGATCTCTATTGTTTCCCTCTTAAGACCGTCCCGTTTCAGTGGTGGTGGCTAGGCGGAGGCCCCCCGACCTTGGAGCGACATGTGTGTAGCCGGTCGGTTCTCGAATGGACAGTCGGAGGTTCTTGCGCCAGAGGGGCGGGTCTTGAATGTGACGCCGGACGCGCGAGGTTCTTGCGCCGGGAGGGGCGGGTCTTGAACTCGGCGCTAAATTTTCTTGAACTCGCGCTGTTTCTCCAAACGGACCCGAAGCCAACCCTGCTTCCCACTAAGATGGACGGAGTCCGCCCCCATCCCCGGAGGAGGCGACAAGGCGAAGGCCCCCTGTAGAACGAGCGCCATGTGCGAAGCCAACGGTTCTCGAGCTTTCGGCCGGAGTTCTTGAGCACGATGACATTCGCACCCCTCGCTTCTTCCAACGGTCCTGACGCCGCCCTAGCTTCCTACGGGTATGGCCGGCTCTTTTGAGTCACCACCAAGTAAGGGAGAGTCGAATCCCTCCATGGATACTCTCTGTGTTCGATTTTTGAGGTTTAAGGCTCAACGGCGAAGGTGCGCCATGACCGGAATCCAACGTCCGGCGGAAGTCCTTCAACTAATACACGCTTCGGAGCTCCAACAATCGCCCCGTCGCCGCCCTAGCCACCTCGTAGTCCTGCCCACGAGACAATCTAAGGGGAAGGTCATGAAACTCTGGCCTTCGTGGTCGGAGAAGGTTGCATCAATATCTCGCCGGAATCTCAAAG
This window contains:
- the LOC125206401 gene encoding uncharacterized protein LOC125206401, with amino-acid sequence MAIVQRSRLEEEYLVNSLLIVDRISMLLNEILDIILSLLSLKEVIATSVLSSRWRRALLIPIQTNFPDNLKLLKKLSLHSVDVVNTSTEFKCLEISQCRSLTSVAVLESEVACIKYGGAGNPHCVFMPVHVPLLTELWIQAAPRLDSFKDIKKVLDMFGLLLPQLHKLKIYATSRISYGDNIGKIMPNLKELVVVLGCDYCEKCSILPWLSVAPALLLQRFVIEASHQETSKKCSNLCNCNWPDGWIGNVWLWERDDRICRAFPHIEEVEFVGYRGVFNHLQVITQFIKYDGALEKIIINPLSFKLSSCMPWDLISRNNVKNEISARNHAKDQLKDSTINVNIL
- the LOC125205405 gene encoding non-functional NADPH-dependent codeinone reductase 2-like isoform X3, whose protein sequence is MASISIAEITLNSGTGKIPALGFGTASDPPVDSLTTKTAVLQGIELGYRHFDTAALYNSEQPLGEAIAEAVDRRLIGSRRDLFITSKLWCTDAHPQHVVSALNTTLKNLRTDYIDLYLIHWPVSAKAGKVEYPIKAEDFAPMDFGAVWAAMEECHRIGLTRAIGVSNFSSKKLLEILATAKIPPAVNQVEVNPCWQQKKLIQFCKEKGILVVAYAPLGAFRTFYGTNRVMESQVLKQIAEAKGKTVAQVALRWAYEQGIGVVAKSFNRERMEENMGLFDWSLSSEEVDLISEIPQERACLGEDYTSIYGPYKTIQQLWDEEDIS
- the LOC125205405 gene encoding non-functional NADPH-dependent codeinone reductase 2-like isoform X1 → MASISIAEITLNSGTGKIPALGFGTASDPPVDSLTTKTAVLQGIELGYRHFDTAALYNSEQPLGEAIAEAVDRRLIGSRRDLFITSKLWCTDAHPQHVVSALNTTLKNLRTDYIDLYLIHWPVSAKAGKVEYPIKAEDFAPMDFGAVWAAMEECHRIGLTRAIGVSNFSSKKLLEILATAKIPPAVNQVEVNPCWQQKKLIQFCKEKGILVVAYAPLGAFRTFYGTNRVMESQVLKQIAEAKGKTVAQVALRWAYEQGIGVVAKSFNRERMEENMGLFDWSLSSEEVDLISEIPQERACLGEDYTSIYGPYKTIQQLWDEEDIS